One region of Baekduia soli genomic DNA includes:
- a CDS encoding HD-GYP domain-containing protein, which produces MPGARDLNKDALGGWATRPFTESRRLRDELRVTQARIAALEAERTDYLRRDRRVAGVLTHDAFREAAAAALRGSQRRGEPAALVLADIDGFRALNGRRGSAAGDEALSVVGAHLRELVRGGDIVGRTGADELAVIMPGAPLTGARGVAERLVAALEQSGPVTVSVGIAVDGGTAHLDGLLADGAEVLERARQAGGGRVGMPGRVQAPAEPSRGAIGALALALAERDRPTGEHSEKVVALAGAVARRLGLDSEDVERIAAAALLHDVGKVAVPDRILRKPGPLDEAEWRVMREHSLVGERILRAVPGLGPVARIVRHCHEHVDGGGYPDGLRDEAIPLGSRIVAVCDAYDAMTSDRPWREAMLPAQAAAELRAGAGTRFDPRIVDALLGYVADCTPVDYAARSAA; this is translated from the coding sequence GTGCCCGGAGCTCGTGATCTCAACAAGGACGCACTGGGTGGATGGGCGACGCGCCCGTTCACCGAGAGCCGTCGCCTCCGCGACGAGCTGCGCGTCACGCAGGCCCGCATCGCCGCCCTGGAGGCGGAGCGCACGGACTACCTGCGGCGCGACCGCCGCGTCGCCGGCGTCCTGACCCACGACGCGTTCCGCGAGGCCGCCGCGGCCGCGCTGCGCGGCTCGCAGCGCCGCGGTGAGCCGGCCGCCCTGGTGCTCGCCGACATCGACGGGTTCCGGGCGCTCAACGGCCGTCGCGGCTCGGCGGCCGGCGACGAGGCGCTGTCGGTCGTCGGCGCGCACCTGCGCGAGCTCGTGCGCGGCGGCGACATCGTCGGGCGCACCGGTGCCGACGAGCTGGCGGTCATCATGCCCGGCGCGCCGCTGACCGGCGCCCGAGGCGTGGCCGAGCGGCTCGTCGCCGCGCTCGAGCAGAGCGGCCCGGTGACGGTCTCGGTCGGCATCGCCGTCGACGGCGGGACCGCCCACCTCGACGGCCTGCTGGCCGACGGGGCCGAGGTCCTGGAGCGCGCGCGCCAGGCGGGCGGCGGACGGGTCGGCATGCCCGGGCGCGTCCAGGCGCCGGCCGAGCCCTCGCGCGGGGCGATCGGCGCGCTGGCCCTCGCGCTGGCCGAGCGCGACCGCCCGACGGGCGAGCACTCCGAGAAGGTCGTCGCGCTGGCCGGGGCCGTCGCCCGCCGCCTGGGCCTCGACAGCGAGGACGTCGAGCGCATCGCGGCGGCCGCGCTGCTGCACGACGTCGGCAAGGTCGCCGTCCCCGACCGCATCCTGCGCAAGCCCGGCCCGCTCGACGAGGCCGAGTGGCGCGTGATGCGCGAGCACAGCCTGGTCGGCGAGCGCATCCTGCGCGCCGTCCCCGGCCTGGGCCCGGTGGCTCGCATCGTGCGCCACTGCCACGAGCACGTCGACGGCGGCGGCTACCCCGACGGGCTGCGCGACGAGGCGATCCCGCTCGGCAGCCGCATCGTCGCCGTCTGCGACGCCTACGACGCGATGACCTCCGATCGCCCGTGGCGCGAGGCGATGCTGCCCGCGCAGGCCGCCGCGGAGCTGCGCGCCGGCGCCGGCACGCGCTTCGACCCGCGGATCGTCGACGCGCTGCTGGGCTACGTGGCCGACTGCACGCCGGTCGACTACGCCGCGCGCAGCGCCGCCTGA
- the ruvA gene encoding Holliday junction branch migration protein RuvA: protein MIALVAGEVAVRRADHVVIETASGVGYRLAVSAETLKHVPAAGGAVSLHAHLVVRDDALALYGFATEDERDLFLLLIGVQSVGPKMALAVLSGGSSRELITALAAGDVKRLVAVPGIGKRTAERIVVELREKVSVHAGGLDVPGEGITVRRTDEPRELARDGLVELGFSPEEAERLLAGADGETTEELLQQALRAARS from the coding sequence GTGATCGCGCTCGTCGCCGGCGAGGTCGCGGTGCGCCGCGCCGACCACGTCGTGATCGAGACGGCGTCGGGCGTCGGGTACCGCCTCGCGGTGTCGGCCGAGACCCTCAAGCACGTGCCGGCGGCCGGCGGCGCGGTATCGCTGCACGCCCACCTCGTCGTGCGCGACGACGCGCTGGCGCTCTACGGCTTCGCCACCGAGGACGAGCGCGACCTCTTCCTGCTGCTCATCGGCGTGCAGTCCGTCGGCCCCAAGATGGCGCTGGCGGTGCTCTCGGGCGGCTCCTCGCGGGAGCTCATCACCGCGCTGGCCGCCGGCGACGTCAAGCGCCTGGTGGCCGTGCCGGGGATCGGCAAGCGCACGGCCGAGCGGATCGTCGTCGAGCTGCGCGAGAAGGTCTCCGTGCACGCCGGCGGCCTGGACGTCCCGGGCGAGGGCATCACCGTGCGCCGCACCGACGAGCCGCGCGAGCTCGCACGCGACGGGCTCGTCGAGCTCGGCTTCAGCCCCGAGGAGGCCGAGCGCCTGCTGGCCGGCGCCGACGGCGAGACGACCGAGGAGCTCCTGCAGCAGGCGCTGCGGGCGGCGCGATCCTGA
- the ruvB gene encoding Holliday junction branch migration DNA helicase RuvB, translating into MLMRIQTPEEAFAEDLDRSLRPRTLADFVGQDGLKAQLQVSLEAAKARGEALDHVLLAGPPGLGKTSLAQILAAEMGVPFVQTAAPALERKADIAAFLSALEPRSVFFVDELHRLSRALEETFYPAMEDLQLPITLGQGAGARVTNLPLPPFTLVGATTRAGLLTTPLRDRFGIQHRLEPYDGPELTAIVHRSAHILGCEVQEAGASAIARRSRGTPRVANRLLKRVRDFAEVRGRGVVDAATADAALDLLQIDDLGLDRLDREILSAVCSKFGGGPVGLSTLAVTVGEEQDTIEDVYEPYLLQCGFLMRTPRGRVATAGAYAHLGLEAPEDPALF; encoded by the coding sequence ATCCTGATGCGCATCCAGACGCCCGAGGAGGCCTTCGCCGAGGACCTCGACCGCTCGCTGCGACCCCGGACGCTGGCCGACTTCGTGGGCCAGGACGGCCTCAAGGCCCAGCTGCAGGTCTCGCTCGAGGCGGCCAAGGCCCGCGGCGAGGCGCTGGACCATGTCCTGCTGGCCGGGCCGCCCGGCCTGGGCAAGACGTCGCTGGCCCAGATCCTGGCCGCCGAGATGGGCGTGCCGTTCGTCCAGACCGCCGCGCCCGCGCTGGAGCGCAAGGCCGACATCGCCGCGTTCCTCAGCGCGCTCGAGCCGCGCAGCGTCTTCTTCGTCGATGAGCTGCACCGCCTCAGCCGCGCGCTGGAGGAGACGTTCTACCCGGCGATGGAGGACCTCCAGCTGCCCATCACGCTGGGCCAGGGCGCCGGGGCGCGCGTGACGAACCTGCCCCTGCCGCCGTTCACGCTCGTCGGCGCCACGACCCGGGCCGGGCTGCTGACCACGCCGCTGCGCGACCGCTTCGGCATCCAGCATCGCCTCGAGCCCTACGACGGGCCGGAGCTGACCGCGATCGTGCACCGCAGCGCCCACATCCTGGGCTGCGAGGTGCAGGAGGCCGGCGCGTCGGCCATCGCCCGGCGCTCGCGCGGCACCCCGCGCGTGGCCAACCGGCTGCTCAAGCGCGTGCGCGACTTCGCCGAGGTCCGCGGCCGCGGGGTCGTGGACGCCGCGACGGCCGACGCGGCGCTCGACCTCCTGCAGATCGACGACCTCGGGCTCGACCGCCTGGACCGCGAGATCCTCTCCGCCGTCTGCTCGAAGTTCGGCGGCGGCCCGGTCGGCCTCTCGACCCTCGCGGTCACCGTGGGGGAGGAGCAGGACACCATCGAGGACGTCTACGAGCCCTACCTGCTGCAGTGCGGCTTCCTCATGCGCACGCCGCGCGGCCGCGTCGCCACGGCCGGCGCCTACGCGCACCTCGGGCTCGAGGCGCCCGAGGACCCCGCGCTGTTCTAG
- the ruvC gene encoding crossover junction endodeoxyribonuclease RuvC has protein sequence MNVLGIDPGLANTGYGLVARRGARIVALDGGVVHTAAGVPAEQRLASIFSEVDELLERHRPDAVALEDLFFGQNARSAFAVGQARGVVMLAAGRRGVPCASYTPQQVKQAVCGTGRAGKDQVARMVCAMLGLPGDPLPDHATDALAVGVCHVNHAPLAQALAVAR, from the coding sequence GTGAACGTCCTCGGCATCGATCCCGGCCTGGCGAACACCGGCTACGGCCTGGTGGCGCGCCGCGGCGCGCGCATCGTCGCCCTCGACGGCGGGGTCGTGCACACGGCGGCCGGCGTGCCGGCCGAGCAGCGCCTGGCGTCGATCTTCTCCGAGGTCGACGAGCTGCTGGAGCGCCACCGGCCCGACGCCGTCGCGCTCGAGGACCTCTTCTTCGGCCAGAACGCCCGCAGCGCGTTCGCGGTCGGCCAGGCCCGCGGGGTCGTCATGCTCGCCGCGGGCCGGCGCGGCGTGCCGTGTGCGTCCTACACGCCCCAGCAGGTCAAGCAGGCCGTCTGCGGCACGGGCCGCGCGGGCAAGGACCAGGTGGCGCGGATGGTCTGCGCGATGCTCGGCCTCCCCGGCGACCCGCTGCCCGACCACGCCACCGACGCGCTGGCGGTCGGCGTCTGCCACGTCAACCACGCCCCGTTGGCGCAGGCGCTGGCGGTGGCCCGGTGA
- a CDS encoding PAS domain-containing protein, giving the protein MAHLFICPNCGNRTTESERNAGFRRQARGCAKCGFGFLFELLDDYYPAPDAAFFVCDQQGKVLACGRGSFELTGLDDERVIGRPVRDVLGLRFEDGDDPVGTVLEWGVRKLKQTVEVNAEGDLPAQATADLFPAYDDDGGMLLVLTPSK; this is encoded by the coding sequence ATGGCCCATCTCTTCATCTGCCCCAACTGCGGCAACCGCACCACCGAGAGCGAACGCAACGCCGGCTTCCGCCGCCAGGCCCGAGGCTGCGCCAAGTGCGGGTTCGGCTTCCTCTTCGAGCTGCTCGACGACTACTACCCCGCGCCGGACGCCGCGTTCTTCGTCTGCGACCAGCAGGGCAAGGTCCTGGCCTGCGGGCGCGGGTCCTTCGAGTTGACCGGCCTCGACGACGAGCGGGTCATCGGACGTCCGGTCCGTGACGTGCTCGGACTGCGCTTCGAGGACGGCGACGATCCCGTCGGCACAGTGCTGGAGTGGGGGGTGCGCAAGCTCAAGCAGACCGTGGAGGTCAACGCGGAGGGCGACCTGCCCGCTCAGGCGACCGCCGACCTCTTCCCGGCGTACGATGACGACGGCGGCATGCTGCTCGTCCTCACGCCGTCCAAGTAA